The following are encoded together in the bacterium genome:
- a CDS encoding cold shock domain-containing protein — MNGTIKTLTDKGYGFIAREGETKDLFFHSKNLNGVTFAELKVGDAVSFEVEEGQKGLAAVNVARA; from the coding sequence ATGAACGGAACAATTAAAACTCTTACGGACAAAGGATATGGATTTATTGCTCGCGAAGGCGAAACAAAAGATCTTTTCTTTCACTCTAAGAATTTGAATGGCGTCACATTTGCCGAATTAAAAGTTGGCGATGCTGTCTCCTTCGAAGTCGAAGAAGGCCAAAAAGGCCTTGCTGCCGTAAATGTAGCACGCGCATAA
- the atpC gene encoding ATP synthase F1 subunit epsilon: protein MSKKLILEVHTIEKTIVHEEVDLVTAPTAEEELTILVGHTPLVSSLGDGTLSYHNQEGDQFLFISGGFMEVQNQRVIILADMIQRPGEIDEKEIEKAKKEAADIISGEKEIGGRNLASAQADMNIATRRIKFLERYRHRNKA from the coding sequence ATGTCAAAAAAACTTATTTTAGAGGTTCATACAATTGAAAAAACCATTGTTCACGAAGAAGTCGATTTGGTAACCGCGCCGACTGCCGAGGAAGAACTGACGATTTTGGTTGGCCATACTCCTTTGGTAAGCAGTTTGGGCGATGGAACTTTGAGTTATCATAACCAGGAAGGCGATCAATTTTTATTTATTTCCGGAGGGTTTATGGAGGTTCAGAATCAGCGGGTAATAATTTTGGCGGATATGATCCAGCGGCCGGGAGAAATCGATGAGAAAGAGATCGAAAAAGCCAAAAAAGAAGCCGCCGATATTATTTCCGGCGAGAAAGAGATAGGGGGCAGGAATTTAGCCTCGGCACAGGCGGATATGAATATCGCCACCAGGCGCATTAAATTCCTGGAACGCTATCGGCACCGGAATAAGGCATAA
- a CDS encoding F0F1 ATP synthase subunit delta, whose product MKITPIKYAKSLLEALDGAPKEKREAYLDNFLKIIERNNDGKNLSDIFKEIEKIEHEKSGVKNVTITTAVALSDKTVEEISKKLEKIFSSKIEMQREVNLSIGGGIMIESGEDYFDKSLQSYINKFKHLIIN is encoded by the coding sequence ATGAAAATAACTCCGATAAAATACGCTAAGTCTCTTCTGGAAGCGCTGGACGGCGCGCCAAAAGAAAAAAGAGAGGCCTATCTTGATAATTTTTTAAAGATCATCGAGAGGAATAATGATGGAAAAAATTTATCCGATATTTTTAAAGAGATCGAAAAAATAGAGCACGAAAAAAGCGGCGTTAAGAATGTTACGATCACTACGGCGGTAGCGCTTTCAGATAAGACGGTAGAGGAAATTTCAAAAAAACTGGAAAAAATATTTTCTTCAAAAATAGAGATGCAGCGCGAGGTTAATCTCTCTATTGGCGGGGGGATCATGATCGAGAGCGGAGAAGATTATTTTGATAAAAGTTTGCAAAGCTATATAAATAAGTTTAAACATCTTATAATTAATTAA
- a CDS encoding isocitrate/isopropylmalate family dehydrogenase, whose protein sequence is MIYTKEKRIAVVRGDGIGPEMIDVTWPILVETARRYDKIRLIPIDVAMGWAAYPKYGDTLPQKSLETALEIGYILFSGVGNPEFDKKYYQYLEMTPEKRVLLGLRGKMGLLINSRPVIFYKELVHLSKLKMLPQDITQFWFRFLLQDVYFGNDDLIHLVPEEIREKIGLKLKQDVTGKEKIVSNLAYFSLEYLEKYFRAVFSYAREMKLPLIVIDKSNITALDTYWRLVAKEIGKEFPDVPVSFQYVDSAAMLVVTNPEMLNAVIACQNMQGDIMTDLANAPLSVGLMHSSAINPDTGMAMFERGSGTAPTLAGKDIANPLGMFLTEALMLRHIGGSKGADAIEQAVRKVLQDGWRTADLFREGVDDPAKLLGTKGMGAKVQEYLNKEEV, encoded by the coding sequence GTGATATATACGAAAGAAAAAAGAATTGCTGTTGTAAGGGGTGATGGAATAGGACCTGAAATGATAGATGTTACATGGCCGATTCTCGTAGAAACCGCAAGAAGGTATGATAAAATCCGGCTTATTCCCATAGACGTGGCAATGGGTTGGGCCGCTTATCCAAAATACGGCGATACATTACCGCAAAAATCGCTTGAAACGGCGCTAGAAATTGGTTATATACTTTTTAGCGGAGTAGGCAATCCGGAATTTGATAAAAAGTACTATCAATATCTGGAAATGACACCGGAAAAAAGAGTGTTGCTGGGCTTGAGAGGAAAAATGGGGCTTCTCATTAATTCTCGGCCCGTGATATTCTACAAAGAACTTGTTCACTTAAGCAAGCTGAAAATGTTGCCGCAAGATATAACCCAGTTCTGGTTCAGGTTTCTTCTTCAAGATGTTTATTTCGGCAATGACGATTTAATTCATCTTGTTCCGGAAGAAATCAGAGAAAAAATTGGGTTAAAATTAAAGCAGGACGTAACCGGCAAAGAAAAAATAGTAAGCAATCTTGCTTACTTCTCTTTGGAGTATCTGGAAAAGTATTTTAGGGCAGTGTTCTCTTATGCCAGAGAAATGAAACTGCCGCTTATCGTAATTGATAAGTCTAATATTACCGCACTGGATACTTACTGGAGATTGGTTGCTAAAGAAATCGGCAAAGAATTCCCGGATGTTCCTGTGTCTTTCCAGTATGTTGACTCTGCTGCGATGCTTGTGGTTACTAACCCGGAAATGTTGAATGCGGTTATTGCCTGCCAAAACATGCAAGGCGATATTATGACAGATCTTGCGAATGCTCCTTTAAGTGTTGGACTAATGCATAGCTCTGCCATCAATCCTGATACCGGAATGGCGATGTTTGAAAGAGGGTCGGGAACAGCTCCAACTCTTGCCGGTAAGGACATTGCCAATCCGCTGGGTATGTTTCTTACGGAGGCGTTGATGCTGAGACATATCGGTGGATCAAAAGGCGCGGATGCGATTGAACAAGCCGTTAGAAAAGTTTTACAGGACGGCTGGCGCACTGCTGATTTATTCAGAGAAGGCGTTGATGATCCGGCTAAACTGCTCGGTACAAAAGGCATGGGAGCGAAAGTTCAGGAATATCTAAATAAAGAGGAAGTATAA
- the atpG gene encoding ATP synthase F1 subunit gamma, with amino-acid sequence MNNSKEIKFRIKSVSSIYKVTKAMGAIAASRMKKAQEQTLHARPYILRALEILALLKRYGFSLEESPLVTEKKSKKVLVIMITPDRGLCGGLISNLLKVALDFKSEQEKEGRELTYIVVGKKGASFLKRIKANILAVFPDKSFWKLIDIGAIHKLIISSFLSGEYGSVAVIYSNFISPVKQKATVRAFLPLTSKNLEKLIETKKFSENSLNSKELIYQVEPTPSIIAETLIPHLLKMGLYFLFLETKASEHSARMIAMENSRKNAKELADDLTLSYNKLRQAQITSQIAEIVGGAAVMEE; translated from the coding sequence ATGAATAATTCCAAGGAAATAAAATTCAGGATCAAGTCCGTGAGCAGCATTTATAAGGTCACGAAAGCGATGGGCGCGATCGCGGCTAGCCGGATGAAGAAGGCGCAAGAGCAAACATTGCACGCGAGGCCTTATATTCTGCGCGCTTTGGAAATATTGGCGCTTTTGAAGCGCTATGGATTCAGCCTGGAAGAATCTCCTTTGGTGACCGAGAAAAAATCCAAAAAAGTTCTGGTAATAATGATAACTCCCGACCGAGGATTATGCGGCGGACTGATCTCTAATTTATTGAAAGTTGCTTTGGATTTCAAGTCAGAGCAAGAGAAGGAAGGCAGAGAACTTACTTATATAGTTGTCGGGAAAAAAGGCGCCTCGTTTTTAAAAAGGATAAAAGCCAATATTTTGGCGGTTTTTCCGGATAAATCGTTTTGGAAACTAATTGACATTGGAGCTATTCATAAGCTGATAATCTCGTCTTTTTTGTCAGGCGAGTATGGATCGGTTGCGGTCATTTATTCGAATTTTATTTCTCCGGTCAAGCAGAAAGCAACCGTGCGCGCTTTTTTGCCGCTGACCTCCAAGAATCTTGAAAAGCTGATCGAGACCAAGAAGTTCAGTGAAAATTCATTAAATTCAAAAGAATTAATTTATCAGGTGGAGCCTACGCCGAGCATTATTGCCGAGACTTTAATTCCGCATTTGCTTAAAATGGGTTTATACTTTTTATTTCTTGAAACAAAAGCCTCTGAGCATTCAGCTCGAATGATCGCAATGGAAAATTCCCGCAAGAACGCCAAAGAACTCGCCGATGATCTGACTTTGAGCTATAACAAATTGAGGCAGGCTCAGATCACGAGCCAAATCGCGGAAATCGTGGGCGGCGCGGCAGTCATGGAAGAATAG
- a CDS encoding GIY-YIG nuclease family protein produces MYYLYILKCADGSLYTGITIDLKRRVQEHNSSGLGAKYTRSRQPVKIVYSKKFRNRSSASQEEARIKLLSRVKKLEMIKNVLDRI; encoded by the coding sequence ATGTATTATCTCTACATTCTTAAATGCGCGGATGGAAGTTTGTATACCGGAATTACTATTGACCTAAAACGTAGGGTGCAGGAACACAACTCCTCCGGTCTGGGCGCGAAATATACCAGGTCTCGCCAGCCGGTAAAGATAGTTTATTCAAAAAAATTCCGTAATCGGTCGTCTGCTTCTCAGGAAGAAGCCAGAATTAAATTATTATCAAGAGTGAAAAAACTGGAGATGATAAAGAATGTCCTTGACAGAATTTGA
- the atpF gene encoding F0F1 ATP synthase subunit B, protein MTDLFSKLGIDWKLLAAQLVNFTILIVILYKLLYKPMLDMFQKRRNTISRSLKEAKKIEEDFKNLEQAKDLEMREARVQSKDLVNKATLAAEEEKSRILVQTKTASDKLVGEAKGIIRREKEQMLKDLEKETGGLAVLLVEKFFKKNMTKDEQEKIAKDIVSAM, encoded by the coding sequence ATGACCGATCTATTTTCAAAATTAGGCATTGACTGGAAGCTTTTGGCGGCTCAGCTGGTTAATTTTACCATTCTTATCGTGATCTTGTATAAGCTTCTTTACAAGCCTATGTTGGATATGTTCCAAAAAAGGAGAAATACCATTTCGCGAAGCCTCAAAGAAGCCAAAAAGATCGAGGAAGATTTTAAAAATCTTGAGCAGGCTAAAGATCTGGAAATGCGCGAGGCACGTGTTCAGTCAAAAGATCTGGTGAATAAGGCGACACTGGCGGCCGAGGAAGAAAAAAGCAGGATATTGGTTCAGACAAAAACTGCCAGCGATAAATTGGTAGGCGAAGCAAAAGGCATCATCCGCCGTGAGAAAGAGCAGATGCTTAAAGATCTGGAAAAAGAAACCGGAGGCTTGGCAGTGCTTTTGGTTGAGAAGTTTTTCAAAAAAAACATGACCAAAGATGAGCAGGAAAAAATCGCCAAAGATATAGTCTCGGCGATGTAA
- the atpB gene encoding F0F1 ATP synthase subunit A translates to MLNISFLPEHIITIGSFAITNSLLISWIAMAILIIFAYFATRKMRTVPSGLQNFAEVIIEALYNLIEGVTGNDKQTKKFFPVVATIFLLVLLANWLGLIPGVGSIGIWEEGHKGEEILVPLFRSTSADLNFTLALAIVSVGAAQIFGVAALGVFKYGKKFINFKNPILFFVGILELIGETAKMVSFSFRLFGNIFAGEVLLLVISFLVPYVVPLPFYFLEVIVGVIQAFIFAMLTLVFLKMAVTPHEEH, encoded by the coding sequence ATGTTGAATATCTCTTTCCTTCCGGAACATATTATAACGATTGGATCATTTGCGATCACTAACTCATTGCTTATTTCGTGGATTGCAATGGCGATTTTAATCATATTCGCTTATTTCGCGACCAGAAAAATGAGGACAGTGCCGAGCGGATTGCAGAATTTCGCGGAAGTGATAATTGAAGCATTATATAATTTAATTGAAGGCGTTACTGGCAACGATAAGCAGACAAAAAAGTTTTTTCCGGTTGTCGCGACTATTTTTCTTCTGGTGTTGCTTGCCAACTGGCTTGGGCTTATCCCCGGAGTGGGGAGCATCGGAATTTGGGAAGAAGGGCATAAAGGAGAAGAAATACTCGTGCCGCTGTTCCGCTCTACCAGCGCTGATCTGAATTTTACGCTGGCGCTCGCGATCGTGTCGGTGGGAGCGGCGCAAATTTTCGGAGTTGCCGCATTGGGAGTGTTCAAGTACGGAAAAAAATTCATCAATTTCAAAAATCCAATTTTGTTTTTTGTCGGGATTTTGGAACTAATAGGAGAAACTGCTAAAATGGTTTCTTTTTCTTTTAGGCTTTTCGGCAATATTTTCGCGGGAGAGGTTCTGCTTTTGGTAATTTCATTTCTGGTGCCGTACGTGGTGCCGCTGCCTTTTTATTTTTTGGAAGTGATTGTGGGAGTGATCCAGGCGTTTATTTTCGCGATGCTTACTTTGGTTTTCCTGAAAATGGCGGTAACGCCGCATGAAGAACACTAG
- a CDS encoding DNA recombination protein RmuC — MDSVTLVIIIFGITILAIAYKTFKKPQEDEKSGAVMERLSQLAEQNRELRGAIDSKLSETHRANQEHLHQTTNIIQNITGQSAKLISEVTEKLTKLDETNKQVINFSAQLQNLQDILKNPKQRGVLGEYFLEETLKNILPPNSYQMQYPFKDGTIVDAVVKLKDGIVPIDSKFSLENYEKILCSRDQNEKDRFEKAFKQDLKNRIDETSKYIKPEEGTMDFAFMFIPSEAIYYDLLVNKIGAVQLNTRDLIAYAFIEKRVIIVSPTTFFAYLQTVLHGLRAMQIEESAKGIRTNVEKLGKHLIAYDEFMRKLGTSMSTSVNHYNNAYKEFKKVDKDVVKITEGESQISPIMIDKPKLEE, encoded by the coding sequence ATGGATTCAGTAACTTTAGTTATTATAATATTTGGGATAACGATTTTAGCAATAGCTTATAAGACGTTTAAAAAACCGCAAGAGGATGAAAAGTCAGGAGCTGTAATGGAAAGATTATCTCAACTTGCGGAACAAAATAGAGAGTTAAGGGGCGCCATTGACAGCAAGCTTTCTGAAACACATCGGGCTAATCAGGAGCATCTTCATCAGACCACAAATATTATTCAGAATATAACCGGACAATCCGCAAAATTAATTTCCGAAGTAACGGAAAAACTTACTAAGCTCGATGAAACCAATAAACAAGTAATTAATTTTTCCGCCCAGCTTCAAAATCTTCAGGATATATTAAAAAATCCCAAGCAAAGAGGAGTTCTGGGAGAATATTTTTTGGAAGAAACTCTCAAAAATATTTTACCCCCCAATTCTTATCAAATGCAATATCCTTTTAAGGACGGAACGATTGTCGATGCAGTTGTAAAGCTGAAAGACGGAATTGTTCCCATAGATTCAAAATTCTCTTTAGAAAATTATGAAAAAATTCTTTGCTCGCGGGATCAAAACGAAAAGGACAGGTTTGAAAAAGCGTTTAAACAGGATTTAAAAAATAGAATCGATGAAACATCAAAGTATATTAAGCCCGAAGAAGGCACAATGGACTTTGCTTTTATGTTCATACCATCCGAAGCGATTTATTACGATTTATTGGTAAATAAGATTGGAGCGGTGCAACTTAATACAAGAGATTTGATAGCGTATGCTTTTATAGAAAAACGGGTCATCATTGTTTCTCCTACGACTTTTTTTGCTTATCTTCAGACGGTTTTACACGGATTACGCGCCATGCAAATAGAAGAAAGCGCAAAAGGCATAAGAACCAATGTGGAAAAATTAGGCAAGCATCTCATTGCATACGATGAATTTATGAGGAAGCTTGGAACGAGCATGTCTACTTCCGTCAATCATTATAATAATGCGTATAAAGAATTCAAAAAAGTTGATAAAGATGTTGTAAAAATTACCGAAGGAGAATCACAAATTTCTCCAATAATGATAGATAAACCAAAGCTAGAAGAATAA
- a CDS encoding 3-isopropylmalate dehydratase small subunit, whose translation MSFESPDYEKLAGTVEAGQERNFSGAVFYLPLENVDTDRIIPAKYLSLNKKSEFGKHCLENVLTSLEERSRFNQSRILVAGENFASGSSREQAVYALEQAGIQCVIAPSFARIFETSMFANGLLCVTLSQEKIDQLFREKPIALEVDWENCQIKWGNERIAFPLSDNQKEKIRKGGSLGIMLEQAQELQKEGKI comes from the coding sequence GTGAGCTTTGAAAGTCCGGACTATGAGAAACTTGCGGGAACTGTTGAAGCTGGTCAAGAACGGAATTTTTCCGGAGCGGTATTTTATTTGCCGCTGGAAAATGTCGATACTGACCGGATCATTCCGGCAAAATACTTGAGCTTGAACAAGAAAAGCGAATTCGGCAAGCATTGTCTGGAAAATGTTTTGACATCTCTCGAAGAAAGAAGCAGATTTAATCAGTCGCGAATACTGGTTGCCGGCGAAAATTTTGCCTCAGGATCTTCCAGAGAACAAGCTGTGTACGCGCTTGAGCAAGCAGGAATTCAATGCGTTATTGCTCCGAGTTTCGCGCGCATATTTGAAACCAGTATGTTTGCGAACGGATTGCTTTGCGTCACTTTGTCTCAAGAAAAAATTGATCAGCTTTTCCGGGAAAAACCGATAGCGCTTGAGGTTGACTGGGAAAATTGCCAGATAAAATGGGGCAATGAGCGCATTGCTTTTCCGCTTTCCGACAATCAAAAAGAAAAGATTAGAAAAGGCGGAAGCCTTGGCATAATGCTTGAGCAAGCTCAAGAATTGCAGAAGGAAGGAAAAATATGA
- the atpA gene encoding F0F1 ATP synthase subunit alpha: protein MTTKISQTNSDYIIESLKAKIKGIKEDANFENVGRVLKVRDGVSHIKGLSKVMYGEMVEFISKDNKSTYGLASNLEEDLVGAIVLGSAANVREGDLVKSTGKILEVPVGEELLGRVVDTLGNPIDGKGPIRAKNTSPVEREAPSIIDRESVNYPLQTGIKAIDAMIPIGRGQRELIIGDRQIGKTAIVVDTILNQINEKERPVYCIYVAIGQKNAKVAKIVDELTKRGAMAYTTIVVASASDSASLLYLAPFAGCTMGEYFRDKGKDALVIYDDLSKHSWAYREVSLLLRRPPGREAYPGDVFYLHSRLLERAAKLNAAKGGGSLTALPIIETQAGDVTAYIPTNVISITDGQIFLESDLFYSGMKPAMNVGISVSRVGSAAQTKAMKKVSGRLKLDLAQFRELAAFMQFGSDLDEATKKRIELGKRLTELLKQDQFEPLPFEKQVVSLYAGVNGYLEDIELDKVSKFEKYLYKELETRNIELLKKIRQTREITPEIEENIKKAIQEAKENFKVV, encoded by the coding sequence ATGACAACAAAAATTTCTCAAACGAATAGCGACTACATAATCGAAAGTTTAAAAGCGAAAATAAAAGGCATAAAGGAAGATGCTAATTTTGAAAATGTCGGCCGTGTTTTGAAAGTCCGGGACGGCGTCAGCCATATCAAAGGATTGAGCAAGGTAATGTATGGAGAAATGGTGGAATTTATCAGCAAGGACAATAAATCAACATATGGTTTGGCCAGCAATCTTGAAGAAGATCTGGTCGGAGCGATCGTGTTGGGTTCGGCGGCTAACGTACGGGAAGGCGATTTGGTAAAATCTACCGGAAAGATTTTGGAAGTGCCGGTCGGCGAGGAATTGCTTGGCAGAGTGGTTGATACTTTGGGAAATCCGATCGACGGAAAAGGTCCGATCAGAGCGAAAAACACGAGTCCGGTGGAGCGCGAAGCGCCATCGATCATTGACCGGGAATCGGTCAATTATCCTTTGCAAACTGGCATCAAAGCGATCGACGCGATGATCCCGATCGGGCGAGGGCAAAGAGAGTTGATCATCGGCGACAGGCAGATCGGAAAAACAGCGATTGTCGTTGATACTATTCTTAATCAGATCAATGAAAAAGAACGGCCTGTTTATTGCATTTATGTGGCTATCGGACAAAAAAATGCCAAGGTGGCAAAAATAGTTGACGAGCTGACAAAGCGCGGAGCAATGGCTTATACCACGATCGTGGTGGCATCCGCCAGCGATTCGGCGAGTCTCTTGTATCTGGCTCCGTTTGCCGGATGCACGATGGGAGAATATTTCCGGGACAAAGGCAAAGATGCTTTGGTGATCTATGATGATCTGTCAAAGCACTCATGGGCATATCGAGAAGTGTCGCTTTTGCTCCGCCGGCCGCCAGGACGCGAAGCTTATCCCGGGGATGTGTTTTATTTGCATTCGAGATTATTGGAGCGCGCTGCAAAACTTAATGCCGCCAAAGGCGGCGGATCGCTCACTGCTTTGCCGATCATCGAAACTCAAGCCGGAGATGTGACCGCCTATATTCCTACCAATGTTATTTCGATCACCGATGGCCAGATCTTCCTGGAAAGCGATCTGTTTTATTCCGGAATGAAGCCGGCAATGAACGTGGGTATTTCGGTTTCGCGCGTCGGTTCGGCGGCCCAGACAAAAGCCATGAAGAAAGTATCAGGAAGATTGAAATTGGATCTGGCGCAATTCAGAGAATTGGCCGCGTTTATGCAATTCGGTTCCGATCTCGATGAAGCGACCAAGAAACGCATTGAGCTCGGCAAGCGCCTGACCGAACTTCTGAAGCAGGATCAGTTTGAACCGCTGCCTTTTGAAAAGCAAGTGGTCTCGCTTTACGCCGGTGTTAATGGATATCTTGAAGACATTGAGCTGGATAAGGTTTCCAAATTCGAGAAATATTTGTATAAGGAATTGGAAACAAGGAATATTGAATTGCTGAAAAAAATCCGCCAAACGAGGGAAATAACGCCGGAGATCGAAGAAAATATCAAGAAAGCAATCCAAGAGGCGAAAGAAAATTTTAAAGTTGTATAA
- the atpE gene encoding ATP synthase F0 subunit C yields METESIALLASAIAIALGAVGPAIGIGMIGSKAVEAIGRNPEAAGKVQTMAILAIAFAEAVAIYALVVALIIKFA; encoded by the coding sequence ATGGAAACAGAATCAATAGCATTATTAGCCTCCGCAATCGCAATCGCTCTTGGCGCAGTCGGCCCGGCGATCGGAATCGGCATGATCGGATCCAAAGCAGTTGAAGCGATCGGCCGAAATCCGGAAGCAGCCGGCAAGGTGCAAACTATGGCGATTTTGGCGATCGCATTCGCTGAAGCAGTCGCTATTTACGCTTTGGTCGTGGCATTGATCATAAAATTCGCCTAA
- the atpD gene encoding F0F1 ATP synthase subunit beta, whose translation MNTGKIVQITGPVVDVDFLKDLPTINDALVAHTKNGRKIILEVQAHLGSGRVRTVAMASTDGLVRGSEVANTAAPISVPVGEKVLGRLLNVLGEPIDNGAPIKGAPTLPIHREAPHFSEQSTKVEILETGIKVIDLIAPFVKGGKVGLFGGAGVGKTVLIQELIRNIAFAHKGLSIFTGVGERSREGNDLYHEMKNAKVLDKTVMVFGQMNEVPGVRQRVALSGITMAEYFRDEKNLDVLLFIDNIFRFTQAGSEVSALLGRLPSAVGYQPTLASEMGELQERITSLKKGSVTSVQAVYVPADDMTDPAPATTFSHLDSTITLSRALTELGIYPAVDPLGSSSTVLEPRIVGEKHYRVAREVQKVLQRYKELQDIIAILGMDELSEDDKLIVYRARKIQKFFSQPFFVAEVFTGSAGKYVSLADTVKGFEEILEGKHDSKEENAFYMKGGIEEVK comes from the coding sequence ATGAATACAGGTAAAATAGTACAAATCACCGGACCGGTCGTTGATGTTGATTTTTTGAAAGATCTTCCGACGATCAATGATGCTTTGGTTGCGCATACGAAAAACGGACGAAAAATCATTTTGGAAGTTCAGGCGCATTTGGGATCCGGACGGGTTCGGACCGTGGCTATGGCTTCGACCGATGGATTGGTGAGAGGGTCGGAAGTCGCGAATACTGCGGCACCGATCTCGGTGCCAGTCGGGGAAAAAGTTCTGGGAAGGCTCTTGAATGTGCTTGGCGAGCCGATTGATAATGGCGCGCCGATAAAAGGCGCGCCGACATTGCCGATCCATCGCGAGGCTCCTCATTTTTCCGAGCAATCGACAAAAGTTGAAATTTTGGAAACGGGTATAAAAGTCATTGATTTGATCGCTCCATTCGTTAAAGGCGGCAAGGTGGGGCTTTTCGGCGGCGCCGGCGTGGGAAAAACAGTTTTGATCCAGGAGTTGATCCGCAATATCGCTTTTGCCCATAAAGGACTCTCGATCTTTACCGGAGTAGGCGAAAGGTCTCGTGAAGGAAATGACTTGTATCATGAAATGAAAAACGCCAAAGTGCTCGACAAGACCGTTATGGTGTTCGGACAAATGAACGAAGTTCCGGGGGTTCGCCAGAGAGTGGCATTGTCCGGCATTACAATGGCTGAATATTTCAGGGACGAGAAAAATTTGGACGTGCTTTTATTCATTGATAATATTTTTAGGTTCACGCAGGCCGGAAGCGAAGTTTCCGCTTTGCTGGGAAGGCTACCGAGCGCGGTTGGCTATCAGCCGACTTTGGCCAGCGAAATGGGAGAATTGCAAGAGCGCATTACATCGCTTAAAAAAGGTTCGGTTACTTCCGTCCAGGCGGTTTATGTTCCGGCGGACGATATGACTGATCCGGCTCCGGCTACTACTTTTTCGCATTTGGATTCCACCATCACTCTTTCCAGAGCTTTGACGGAATTGGGAATTTATCCCGCAGTTGATCCTCTCGGATCTTCTTCAACGGTGCTTGAACCGCGAATCGTTGGCGAGAAGCATTATCGGGTAGCCCGCGAAGTGCAAAAAGTTTTGCAGCGTTATAAAGAATTGCAGGATATTATCGCGATCTTGGGTATGGATGAATTATCCGAAGACGACAAGCTTATCGTGTATCGCGCGAGAAAAATCCAAAAATTCTTCTCGCAGCCTTTCTTCGTGGCGGAAGTTTTTACCGGAAGCGCCGGAAAATACGTCTCTCTGGCCGATACGGTAAAAGGTTTCGAAGAGATCCTGGAAGGAAAACATGACAGCAAAGAAGAGAATGCGTTTTATATGAAAGGCGGAATAGAAGAAGTTAAGTAA